A region from the Sutcliffiella horikoshii genome encodes:
- the dmpG gene encoding 4-hydroxy-2-oxovalerate aldolase: MKRDVWITEVALRDGSHAISHQFTVDQVRSVAKALDDANVPVIEVSHGDGLGGSSLQYGLSHTNEMDLISAATEVVTKAKIAVLLLPGIGTVQHLKEAASRGAKIARIATHVTEADVSKQHISFAKELGLEAVGFLMMSHMAPTEKLLEQASLMESYGADVVYVVDSAGALLPHQVKERVHCLRNSLDIAIGFHAHNNLSLAVANSLVAIEQGATRIDGSIRCLGAGAGNTQTEVLVSVLDRLNIQTGIDIYKMMDVAEEIVAPILQKPQEITREGLLLGYAGVYSSFLVHANKAAQQFKVDAKDILIELGKRKVVGGQEDMIVDIAAEMAKKTVKA, from the coding sequence TTGAAACGTGATGTATGGATTACAGAGGTTGCTTTAAGGGATGGCAGTCATGCTATCAGTCATCAATTTACCGTTGATCAAGTGAGAAGTGTTGCCAAAGCATTGGATGATGCGAATGTCCCTGTCATTGAAGTGTCCCATGGTGATGGACTTGGAGGATCTTCCCTTCAATATGGATTGTCCCATACAAATGAAATGGACCTCATTAGCGCTGCAACAGAAGTTGTTACGAAAGCAAAAATAGCCGTCTTGTTGCTTCCCGGAATAGGGACAGTTCAACACTTAAAAGAAGCGGCAAGCCGTGGCGCAAAAATAGCCCGAATTGCTACCCATGTAACAGAGGCGGATGTCTCCAAGCAGCATATTTCTTTTGCAAAGGAGCTTGGTTTAGAAGCCGTTGGTTTTCTGATGATGTCTCATATGGCGCCAACAGAAAAGTTGCTCGAACAGGCAAGCTTGATGGAAAGCTATGGAGCGGATGTCGTTTATGTAGTTGATTCAGCAGGGGCCCTTTTACCACATCAAGTAAAAGAAAGAGTTCATTGTTTGCGAAACAGTTTGGATATAGCAATTGGGTTCCATGCCCACAACAATCTCTCATTGGCGGTGGCCAATTCGTTAGTAGCTATTGAACAAGGGGCAACCAGAATAGATGGAAGCATTCGTTGCCTTGGGGCAGGGGCTGGTAATACACAAACGGAAGTGCTGGTATCGGTCCTTGACAGGCTGAATATTCAAACTGGTATTGATATTTATAAAATGATGGATGTGGCGGAGGAAATTGTCGCCCCTATTTTGCAGAAGCCGCAAGAAATCACAAGGGAAGGCCTACTACTTGGATATGCAGGCGTATACTCTAGTTTCTTGGTTCATGCCAACAAAGCGGCACAACAGTTTAAGGTAGATGCAAAAGATATATTAATAGAATTAGGCAAACGAAAAGTAGTTGGCGGACAAGAAGACATGATTGTCGATATTGCAGCTGAGATGGCCAAAAAGACCGTGAAGGCTTAA
- a CDS encoding L,D-transpeptidase has product MFSLIFALVTSPLWPLGPNPLPGDPYIIVNKQTNQLAYFQGEELKEVHTVATGKSKELTPEGEFTITVKAINPYYRKKDIAGGDPKNPLGTRWIGFDAADTDGRTYGVHGTNNPYSIGGYVTQGCIRLENKNVEALFDRVPVGTKIWIVKTGKTFEELGREKGVLK; this is encoded by the coding sequence ATTTTTTCATTGATATTCGCATTGGTGACATCACCACTTTGGCCGCTTGGACCAAATCCTCTTCCAGGCGATCCATATATTATCGTTAATAAACAGACAAATCAACTTGCCTACTTTCAAGGAGAAGAATTGAAAGAGGTCCATACCGTCGCCACCGGTAAATCTAAAGAGCTTACTCCTGAGGGGGAGTTCACGATCACCGTAAAAGCAATTAACCCATATTATCGCAAAAAAGACATCGCTGGCGGCGATCCGAAAAATCCGCTAGGAACAAGGTGGATTGGTTTTGACGCAGCAGATACGGATGGGCGTACCTATGGTGTTCACGGGACAAACAATCCATATTCAATAGGGGGATATGTGACCCAAGGCTGCATTCGATTGGAAAATAAGAATGTGGAGGCACTATTCGACAGGGTGCCTGTGGGGACTAAAATATGGATAGTGAAGACAGGGAAAACTTTTGAGGAACTTGGGAGAGAGAAAGGTGTATTGAAGTGA
- a CDS encoding acetaldehyde dehydrogenase (acetylating), with translation MGKVKVAIIGSGNIGTDLMLKLHRSKSLELTTMIGIDPNSDGLRRAKAYGHTIIMNGIDGFLEKSDLADILFDATSAKAHYKHSEALRKTGKHLIDLTPAAVGPFVVPTVNLLEHMNEPVVNMVTCGGQATIPIIHAVSQVCEVEYAEIVATIASKSAGPGTRMNIDEFTTTTARAIEKIGGAKNGKAIIILNPAEPPILMRDTVYCQVQNLKGKEEQISAAIARRVEEIQEYVPGYRLRTEPIFDGDKISIFIEVKGAGDYLPEYSGNLDIMTAAAVKVGEEKANRLVGKRAKAVKAT, from the coding sequence TTGGGGAAAGTGAAAGTAGCGATCATAGGTTCAGGAAACATCGGTACAGATTTAATGCTTAAACTTCATCGTTCCAAATCCTTGGAACTGACCACCATGATTGGCATAGACCCTAACTCAGATGGCCTCAGACGTGCAAAGGCATACGGACATACCATTATCATGAATGGAATAGATGGTTTTCTAGAAAAATCGGATCTTGCAGATATCCTTTTTGATGCAACTTCTGCCAAAGCCCATTACAAACATTCAGAGGCTCTGAGAAAAACGGGAAAACATCTGATCGATCTCACTCCTGCCGCTGTCGGTCCGTTTGTCGTCCCGACAGTAAACCTGCTGGAACACATGAATGAACCTGTCGTGAACATGGTTACTTGCGGTGGACAGGCAACCATACCAATCATTCATGCTGTCAGTCAAGTGTGTGAAGTGGAGTATGCCGAAATCGTTGCAACCATTGCAAGTAAAAGTGCCGGTCCTGGGACACGCATGAACATAGATGAATTTACTACCACTACAGCCCGTGCCATTGAAAAAATAGGCGGAGCTAAAAATGGAAAAGCGATCATTATTCTTAATCCTGCAGAACCACCAATTTTAATGAGAGATACGGTTTACTGCCAAGTGCAAAATTTGAAAGGAAAAGAAGAACAAATAAGTGCCGCGATAGCTAGACGTGTAGAGGAAATTCAAGAGTATGTACCAGGTTATAGACTTCGCACGGAACCGATATTCGATGGAGATAAGATCAGTATTTTCATAGAAGTGAAGGGCGCAGGGGATTACCTGCCAGAGTACTCAGGTAATCTGGATATCATGACTGCAGCAGCCGTAAAAGTAGGAGAAGAAAAAGCAAATAGGTTGGTAGGAAAAAGAGCAAAAGCAGTTAAAGCTACTTAA
- a CDS encoding IclR family transcriptional regulator, which yields MISSVLKVAKILDCFTGNEPVLGNQEIAEKLGMNVSTVHHIVSTLCHEGILIQDSRKKYRLGWKLLEWSNHVMYQQDIYSEAIPIVEDLVRQYNGTVHIGMFDAGEVRFVLKVSAKNSVPVPTFVGARKPAYCTSTGKILLSFNPSFIQPTISKGLLQRAPNTITCVKKLKKELDEIREQGYAISNNENELGLYGIAAPIHSYTGQTVAALNMVGPISYMQGEQKQAIIQSVLRTSRQISKELGYISAI from the coding sequence ATGATATCCTCTGTGCTGAAAGTAGCAAAGATTCTGGACTGTTTTACAGGGAATGAGCCAGTTTTGGGTAACCAGGAAATTGCGGAGAAGTTAGGGATGAATGTAAGTACGGTCCATCATATTGTCAGTACACTTTGCCATGAAGGGATTTTGATACAGGACAGCAGAAAAAAATATCGGCTCGGCTGGAAATTACTTGAGTGGAGTAACCATGTCATGTATCAGCAGGACATATACAGCGAAGCCATACCCATCGTAGAGGATCTTGTCCGACAGTATAATGGAACAGTCCATATCGGTATGTTTGATGCTGGGGAGGTGCGTTTTGTCCTGAAGGTCTCTGCCAAGAATTCAGTGCCTGTTCCGACTTTTGTCGGTGCCCGCAAGCCTGCTTATTGTACGAGTACAGGGAAGATATTATTGTCTTTCAATCCATCATTCATCCAGCCTACTATTTCTAAAGGCCTGTTACAAAGAGCGCCAAATACCATTACTTGTGTGAAAAAATTAAAAAAAGAATTGGATGAAATAAGAGAACAAGGTTACGCCATCAGTAATAATGAAAATGAGCTGGGGTTATACGGAATTGCAGCTCCAATCCATTCTTATACAGGGCAAACTGTAGCCGCTCTGAATATGGTTGGTCCCATTTCTTATATGCAAGGGGAGCAAAAACAGGCCATCATTCAAAGTGTTTTGCGGACATCCAGGCAAATTTCAAAAGAGCTTGGTTATATTAGCGCAATTTGA
- a CDS encoding 4-hydroxyphenylacetate 3-hydroxylase family protein translates to MGIRTGEQYINSLRARKPEVWLGGRKVEDLYNEDVFKQPIHEIAKLYDMQFDPEYQDKITHVCEETGERVNNAFLVPRSHEDLMARSRLFEAYARATFGLMGRTPDFLNVVVTSMASNSWFLDKYNPDWSVNIRNYYRQIRDNDLFLTHAIINPQNDRSKASYEQKDLFTHLGTVKETKDGLVVRGAKMLATLAPITDEVIIYSFPGFQPGDERYALAFAIPIDTPGLRIICREPMQDGKRSVFDHPLASRYEEMDAILAFDDVSVPWDRVFMYNNVEAANSLYPMTGIAQQPAHQSGVRGYVKLAFATEVACKVADSIGVDGFLNVQNDLGELVQAVETIRALLRVSEYEYEVTKDGEYRPAPAPLETIRGLLPKMYPRAIEVMQIIGAGGLLMSPTGADFENAELRPDLDKYFGGREGVSAEERVRIFKLAWDLCGEAFGQRLLQYERYYTGDPIRKRAIFYNQYKRKSKFEMAEQALKDTTKPEKNLI, encoded by the coding sequence ATGGGAATCAGGACAGGTGAGCAATACATTAACTCTTTAAGGGCAAGAAAGCCTGAAGTCTGGCTCGGTGGCCGGAAAGTGGAGGATTTATATAACGAAGATGTGTTCAAGCAGCCGATTCATGAAATTGCGAAACTTTATGATATGCAGTTTGATCCCGAGTATCAAGATAAGATTACGCATGTGTGTGAAGAAACGGGGGAACGGGTGAACAATGCGTTTCTTGTACCAAGGTCCCATGAAGACCTTATGGCCCGCAGCAGATTGTTTGAGGCTTATGCCCGTGCAACATTCGGACTGATGGGAAGAACTCCGGATTTCCTCAATGTAGTGGTCACCTCCATGGCAAGCAATTCTTGGTTTTTGGATAAATACAATCCGGATTGGTCTGTAAATATACGAAACTATTATCGTCAAATCAGGGATAATGATTTATTTTTAACACATGCAATCATAAATCCGCAAAATGATCGAAGTAAAGCTTCCTATGAACAAAAGGATTTGTTTACCCATTTAGGGACGGTAAAAGAAACGAAGGATGGGTTAGTTGTTAGAGGTGCCAAAATGTTGGCAACATTAGCTCCAATTACAGATGAAGTGATTATCTATTCTTTCCCGGGCTTCCAACCGGGTGATGAGCGATATGCCCTTGCATTTGCGATTCCTATTGATACCCCAGGATTACGGATTATTTGCCGTGAGCCGATGCAGGATGGAAAACGCTCTGTATTCGATCATCCATTGGCATCTAGGTACGAAGAAATGGATGCTATCCTTGCGTTCGACGATGTATCGGTTCCGTGGGACAGGGTGTTTATGTATAACAATGTGGAAGCAGCCAATTCCTTATATCCAATGACAGGAATTGCTCAGCAACCTGCGCATCAGTCAGGGGTCAGAGGGTATGTGAAGCTAGCCTTTGCAACGGAGGTCGCGTGTAAAGTAGCGGATTCCATTGGAGTGGACGGATTTTTGAATGTGCAAAATGATCTTGGAGAGCTGGTTCAGGCGGTAGAAACAATTCGAGCTCTATTGCGTGTATCCGAATATGAATATGAAGTGACCAAGGATGGCGAATATCGTCCGGCACCGGCACCACTTGAAACCATCAGAGGTCTTTTACCGAAGATGTACCCACGGGCAATTGAAGTGATGCAAATTATTGGTGCGGGTGGTTTACTGATGTCTCCTACAGGTGCCGACTTTGAAAATGCGGAATTGCGTCCTGATTTAGACAAGTATTTTGGAGGACGAGAAGGAGTGTCCGCAGAAGAACGTGTTCGCATATTTAAGCTGGCATGGGACCTTTGCGGAGAAGCATTCGGGCAGCGCTTATTGCAATATGAACGCTATTATACCGGGGATCCAATCAGAAAGAGAGCTATTTTTTATAATCAATACAAGCGGAAGAGCAAATTCGAAATGGCTGAACAAGCTCTGAAGGATACAACCAAACCAGAAAAAAATCTCATTTAA
- a CDS encoding aromatic acid exporter family protein, which translates to MRKFKIGYRTAKTALGTGIAISIAQLLNLDFYASAGIIAILCIQNTVRKSWKVATARFIACSLSLLFGFVFFELLGYNPVSIALLLLFFIPVTVMLRITEGIATSSVILLHVYSVEAYSLGLVVNELSIISIGIGVALIMNTYMPSVEKELKSYQLQVEENFHKVFSEIAYFLRHGDRGWGGQEIPETNKILKEAKSLAFRDVENHFRREENHYYFYFKMREKQLDVMERMLPIVATIEQDVEQAHMVADFIEDLEHAIHAGNTAYLFLQRLRDMHEAFQEMPLPQYREEFETRAALRHLLKEFEQYLILKSDFIGLKTKK; encoded by the coding sequence GCCCTCGGTACAGGGATTGCAATCAGTATTGCCCAGCTGCTGAACCTGGACTTTTACGCATCCGCCGGGATCATTGCAATCCTCTGTATTCAAAATACAGTTAGGAAGTCTTGGAAAGTGGCAACTGCTCGCTTTATCGCATGCTCCTTAAGCCTTTTATTCGGCTTCGTGTTTTTTGAGCTGTTAGGGTACAATCCGGTATCCATAGCATTGTTGTTGTTATTTTTCATACCGGTTACTGTTATGCTCAGGATAACAGAGGGGATAGCAACCAGTTCGGTTATTCTTCTTCACGTCTATTCAGTTGAGGCTTATTCATTAGGGCTGGTAGTCAATGAGTTAAGTATCATCTCCATCGGAATCGGTGTAGCTCTAATTATGAATACATACATGCCGAGTGTAGAAAAAGAACTAAAAAGTTACCAGCTGCAGGTGGAAGAAAACTTTCATAAGGTGTTTTCCGAGATAGCCTATTTTCTTCGACACGGAGATCGAGGTTGGGGTGGGCAAGAGATACCGGAAACCAATAAGATACTGAAAGAAGCGAAAAGTTTGGCCTTTCGTGATGTCGAGAACCACTTCAGACGTGAAGAAAATCATTATTATTTTTATTTTAAAATGAGGGAAAAACAGCTGGATGTTATGGAACGGATGCTTCCTATTGTAGCTACGATAGAACAAGATGTGGAACAAGCACATATGGTGGCAGACTTCATAGAGGACCTTGAGCATGCCATTCATGCAGGCAATACAGCTTATCTTTTCTTACAGCGTTTGCGCGATATGCACGAAGCATTTCAAGAAATGCCGTTGCCACAATACCGTGAAGAGTTTGAGACAAGAGCGGCCCTTCGTCATCTCCTTAAAGAATTTGAACAATACCTAATACTTAAAAGTGATTTTATTGGATTGAAAACGAAGAAGTAA
- a CDS encoding RidA family protein: MEQKLMTPEEKLKQLGLALRDVRPSVGNYVSHVRVGNLIFTAGQGVDQYHGKLGREFTIEEGYLASRQSMLNLLSVLKHELGELSRVKRIVKMLGFVNSTENFTDQPKVMNGASDLLVEVFGDRGRHARSAVGMAQLPNNTAIEIELIVEIAE; encoded by the coding sequence ATGGAACAAAAGCTGATGACTCCAGAGGAAAAGCTGAAACAATTAGGTCTTGCGTTGAGAGATGTTCGGCCGTCAGTCGGTAACTATGTCAGTCATGTCAGAGTTGGGAATTTAATTTTCACCGCTGGCCAGGGAGTGGATCAATATCATGGCAAATTGGGCAGGGAATTTACGATTGAGGAAGGGTATCTTGCTTCCCGCCAGTCGATGCTTAATTTGTTAAGTGTATTAAAGCATGAGCTAGGTGAATTAAGCAGGGTGAAAAGAATCGTGAAGATGTTGGGTTTTGTCAATAGTACAGAGAATTTCACTGATCAGCCTAAGGTGATGAACGGGGCATCAGACTTATTGGTTGAGGTATTCGGTGATAGAGGAAGACATGCCCGTTCTGCAGTAGGCATGGCACAGCTTCCTAACAATACGGCTATTGAAATAGAACTGATTGTTGAAATTGCAGAGTAA
- a CDS encoding 3-hydroxyanthranilate 3,4-dioxygenase, whose amino-acid sequence MALKTRSMNIMKVIEDNKHLLKPPVNNKVLWEDSEFIAMLLGGPNRRRDFHVDPSDEFFYQVKGDCYVECINENGEREVVTVKEGEMFMLPANVPHSPHRVADTYGIVLERKRDKGELEDFVWFCDNCNEEMHRVTVQLTNIETQVKGAIEEFNGSEELRTCDHCGHVMPEEVDVWKCE is encoded by the coding sequence ATGGCATTGAAAACGAGATCTATGAACATTATGAAAGTGATCGAGGACAATAAGCACCTACTGAAGCCACCGGTTAATAATAAAGTTCTTTGGGAGGATTCTGAATTTATCGCGATGCTGCTTGGCGGACCGAACAGAAGAAGGGACTTCCATGTTGATCCATCAGACGAATTCTTTTATCAGGTAAAGGGTGACTGTTACGTAGAATGCATCAATGAAAATGGAGAGCGTGAAGTGGTAACGGTTAAAGAAGGAGAAATGTTTATGCTGCCGGCAAATGTACCACATTCCCCTCACCGTGTGGCGGACACGTACGGAATAGTTTTAGAACGGAAACGGGACAAAGGGGAGCTTGAGGACTTTGTTTGGTTCTGTGACAACTGTAATGAGGAAATGCACCGGGTGACGGTTCAATTAACTAATATCGAGACACAAGTTAAGGGAGCGATAGAGGAGTTCAATGGAAGCGAAGAACTGCGCACATGTGATCATTGTGGCCATGTAATGCCAGAGGAAGTAGATGTGTGGAAATGCGAATAG
- a CDS encoding aldehyde dehydrogenase: protein MQVKEFIPGKIKPIDCRHFIDGDYIDSINLKTFDNINPATEEVIGKVAEGGKEEVDRAVTAARKALKGPWKKYTTKERSEVLRKIGDGILQRKEELAVLEAMDTGKPYELALEMDITRSAYNFYFFADFLTSMGGESYQQDNVALHYSIRRPVGVVGMINPWNLPLLLLTWKLAPCLAAGNTAVMKPAEWSPMTATVLVEICKNAGVPDGVINLVHGFGANSAGSALTEHPGVDAITFTGETKTGSAIMKAAAPTLKKLSYELGGKNPNIIFADSNLDEVIDTTLKSSFMNQGEVCLCGSRIYVESSIYESFLEKFTARTKELQTGDPFNPETKVGAVISKEHYERVLSYIDIAKEEGGTILTGGGRPDSVDKGYFIEPTIVVGLDRHARCVKEEIFGPVVTVIPFETEEEVLEQANDTHYGLGATIWTNDLRRAHRVAREIEAGIIWINTWYLRDLRTPFGGMKQSGIGREGGMHSFDFYSELSNVTIKL from the coding sequence ATGCAAGTAAAAGAGTTTATTCCTGGAAAAATAAAACCAATCGATTGTCGCCACTTTATCGATGGCGATTACATCGATTCTATTAATTTGAAAACCTTCGATAATATAAATCCTGCAACAGAAGAAGTGATTGGAAAAGTGGCAGAAGGCGGCAAAGAAGAAGTTGATCGAGCGGTTACTGCTGCAAGAAAAGCGTTAAAAGGTCCTTGGAAAAAGTATACAACCAAGGAGCGATCAGAGGTATTAAGAAAAATTGGTGATGGAATTTTACAGAGAAAAGAAGAACTGGCTGTCTTGGAGGCCATGGATACAGGCAAGCCATACGAATTGGCACTTGAAATGGACATCACCAGATCTGCCTACAACTTTTATTTTTTCGCTGATTTTTTAACATCAATGGGCGGAGAATCCTACCAACAGGATAATGTTGCGCTTCATTATTCTATTAGAAGACCGGTTGGAGTCGTTGGGATGATCAATCCTTGGAATCTACCATTACTCTTATTGACATGGAAATTGGCCCCATGTCTTGCGGCAGGGAATACTGCGGTCATGAAGCCTGCGGAATGGTCACCAATGACAGCTACTGTTCTGGTGGAAATTTGCAAGAATGCAGGTGTACCGGATGGGGTTATTAATCTTGTACATGGTTTTGGAGCGAATTCAGCCGGTTCTGCATTAACCGAGCATCCAGGTGTTGATGCGATAACTTTTACAGGGGAAACTAAAACGGGTTCAGCCATAATGAAAGCGGCAGCTCCTACACTAAAGAAATTATCCTATGAGCTCGGTGGGAAAAATCCGAATATTATTTTTGCGGATTCAAATTTAGATGAAGTGATTGATACCACACTTAAGTCGAGTTTCATGAATCAAGGGGAAGTATGTCTTTGTGGTTCAAGGATCTATGTGGAGAGTTCGATTTACGAATCGTTTCTTGAAAAGTTCACTGCCAGAACCAAAGAACTACAAACCGGGGATCCTTTTAATCCTGAAACCAAAGTAGGCGCTGTAATCAGTAAGGAACACTATGAACGGGTCCTCTCCTATATTGACATTGCTAAAGAAGAAGGCGGGACCATTTTGACAGGTGGAGGTCGCCCGGACTCTGTTGATAAAGGGTACTTCATTGAACCGACTATCGTCGTTGGATTGGATAGACACGCAAGATGTGTCAAAGAAGAAATCTTCGGGCCGGTCGTCACCGTTATCCCGTTTGAAACAGAAGAAGAGGTATTGGAACAGGCAAATGATACACATTATGGGCTGGGGGCAACGATTTGGACAAATGATCTTCGCCGTGCGCATCGGGTGGCAAGGGAGATTGAAGCGGGAATCATCTGGATTAACACTTGGTATTTAAGAGACTTAAGAACTCCGTTCGGTGGTATGAAGCAAAGCGGTATTGGAAGGGAAGGCGGCATGCACAGCTTTGATTTTTACAGTGAATTATCGAATGTGACGATAAAACTTTAG
- a CDS encoding amidohydrolase family protein, with product MRIDFHTHIIPKEFPDFAEKYGGDRWPTLDQTCTCGANIMVAGKVFREVTDQVWCPHKRIQDMDREGVDIQVLSPIPVTFSYWADKEAALEMAKLQNDFIADTVKEYPKRFIGLGTVPLQDTVVAIQEMDRCMHDLKLAGIEIGTNVNGENLDSPHLTEFFKMAEEWNVPLFIHPWETMAKGRTPRHNFMYTIGMPSETALAAASLIWSGVMEKFPNLKICFAHGGGSFPYILSRLDKGWEVWPHLRLTTHPPSHYAKKFYFDSLNYDSLTMKYLIERFGIDKVIMGSDYPFLLREIAPGKVIDAMEDLSESEKNLLLGKNALEFLNIKETDYGTKADDSRGKAETIRSCVERCSAVSR from the coding sequence ATGCGAATAGATTTTCACACTCACATCATTCCAAAGGAGTTTCCGGACTTTGCAGAAAAATATGGCGGGGACCGCTGGCCGACACTAGATCAGACTTGTACGTGTGGAGCAAATATTATGGTTGCAGGAAAGGTTTTTCGGGAAGTGACCGATCAAGTTTGGTGTCCCCATAAGCGCATTCAGGACATGGACAGAGAGGGTGTGGACATACAAGTACTATCCCCAATTCCCGTGACATTTTCATACTGGGCGGATAAAGAGGCGGCTCTTGAAATGGCGAAGCTTCAAAATGATTTTATCGCAGATACGGTAAAAGAATATCCTAAACGATTCATTGGTCTAGGAACCGTACCTCTTCAAGATACGGTAGTTGCCATTCAGGAAATGGACCGGTGTATGCATGACCTGAAGCTTGCTGGAATAGAAATCGGAACAAATGTAAACGGGGAAAATCTCGATTCCCCCCATTTGACAGAGTTCTTTAAGATGGCAGAAGAGTGGAATGTACCTCTTTTTATTCATCCTTGGGAAACGATGGCGAAAGGCCGTACCCCAAGACACAATTTCATGTATACAATCGGAATGCCAAGTGAGACAGCTCTTGCTGCCGCAAGTTTAATTTGGAGCGGGGTAATGGAAAAGTTCCCGAACCTTAAAATCTGTTTTGCCCATGGTGGGGGTTCTTTCCCATATATATTATCGCGCTTGGACAAGGGGTGGGAGGTATGGCCACACCTCAGGCTTACGACACACCCTCCGAGTCATTATGCAAAGAAGTTCTATTTTGACTCCTTGAACTATGATTCGCTGACCATGAAGTATCTGATCGAACGATTTGGTATCGATAAAGTGATTATGGGTTCTGATTATCCTTTCCTGTTACGAGAAATTGCACCAGGGAAAGTGATCGATGCAATGGAGGACTTGTCTGAATCGGAGAAAAACTTGCTGTTAGGGAAGAATGCGTTGGAATTTTTGAATATAAAGGAGACCGACTATGGAACAAAAGCTGATGACTCCAGAGGAAAAGCTGAAACAATTAGGTCTTGCGTTGAGAGATGTTCGGCCGTCAGTCGGTAA
- a CDS encoding 2-keto-4-pentenoate hydratase, whose amino-acid sequence MNAEKSRKGITPLTEMNPGLTVEEAYNIQLDNIQVKLDNGETISGKKIGLTSLAMQQLLGVNEPDYGHLLQSMEVHNNGVISRQRLLEPKVEGEIAFFLKKDLCGPNVTVEDVLDATEYVVAALEIVDSRVAGWKIKLCDTIADNASSGLYVLGDKKISPHQLDLKEEKMSFYKNEQLINEGVGKAALGDPAYCVAWLANKLSEFGITLKANEVILSGALSAAVNAEEGDKFAAKFQTLGEVKVNFE is encoded by the coding sequence ATGAACGCAGAAAAATCAAGAAAAGGCATCACTCCTTTAACCGAAATGAATCCAGGCTTAACGGTGGAAGAAGCATATAATATTCAACTGGATAACATTCAGGTGAAGCTAGACAATGGGGAAACAATTAGTGGGAAAAAAATTGGACTAACTTCACTGGCCATGCAGCAGCTACTTGGGGTGAATGAACCCGACTATGGTCATCTCCTTCAATCAATGGAAGTGCATAACAATGGGGTTATTTCACGCCAGCGGCTTCTTGAACCGAAAGTGGAAGGAGAAATAGCATTCTTTTTAAAAAAGGATTTGTGCGGACCTAATGTGACGGTGGAGGACGTATTGGATGCTACAGAATATGTAGTTGCTGCATTGGAGATTGTCGACAGTCGGGTAGCCGGATGGAAAATCAAACTGTGTGACACGATAGCGGATAATGCTTCTTCGGGTTTATATGTCCTAGGGGATAAAAAGATCTCTCCGCATCAACTTGATCTTAAGGAAGAGAAGATGTCCTTTTATAAAAATGAGCAACTAATCAATGAAGGTGTCGGGAAAGCGGCTTTAGGAGATCCAGCTTATTGTGTCGCTTGGCTTGCTAATAAACTATCTGAGTTTGGAATTACATTGAAAGCCAATGAAGTAATCCTCTCAGGTGCTTTGTCTGCGGCAGTTAATGCAGAAGAGGGTGATAAATTCGCAGCAAAATTTCAAACACTCGGAGAAGTAAAAGTAAACTTTGAATAA